A single window of Eucalyptus grandis isolate ANBG69807.140 chromosome 1, ASM1654582v1, whole genome shotgun sequence DNA harbors:
- the LOC104435448 gene encoding uncharacterized protein LOC104435448: protein MGIWLLTQNIRAMWKEWELRLLILLSLFVQLTLASLGSKRKTSSTYWVQFVVWTTYLLADSIAILTLGVLSNRLANIKEMKGTLDPKSQITAFWAPFLLLHLGGPDTITAYALADNELWLRQLARFCVKLGLASYIYFMALSGSALSILAQGMILVGFIKYAERTLCMYLASSSRLRDLLQPVPKIGPVYSRKMEQYALKKEEGYRVRTEEVTEIEDFSVYIGQAYEEEKARTLVQAYELFKIFKLLFMGLVLNSGDLKASKRVFMDPGMNSKKAFEIVEIELGFMYDLLYTKVPLLNRAWGIIRWIINLSVPCTVLVLLVLQDRKSYAKVDVRITFLLLSVTILLEIYSLLQAFSSDWVDRWLLQRPRGSTISSAVGFLRFLPNQRWEHSVAQLSFLRLIIGKRNRIFQKCARLKLDEKVGNNFNITYREFKMNSKEWILSHLRELPEERRLVTLKEEVSRLLKVSNLGHLTWSVEAVGFEQSIIIWHIATELCHYEDRDRMKDEMSEYVTEFKMSKLVSRYMLYLLVFHPSKLPMVIGEIRYQDTLVDAQKFFEDRKEDTKKAPPSGRCGCNKAHKSRESRHLCKVYRLLLQMRTDLPPHKLRADKSTSVLFDAFHLACQLMEDDRKWNAISRFWAKMLICSVRETKGYEHCDSLSKGGELLSHIWLLMAHLGIVQTVHPPGGDCITKLIVK, encoded by the coding sequence ATGGGGATTTGGCTGCTCACCCAAAACATTCGTGCAATGTGGAAGGAGTGGGAGTTGCGGTTGCTCATCCTCCTTAGCTTGTTCGTCCAGTTGACCCTCGCGAGTTTGGGTAGCAAGAGGAAAACCAGTTCCACGTACTGGGTCCAATTTGTGGTCTGGACGACCTACCTATTGGCCGACTCCATCGCAATCCTCACGCTCGGCGTCCTCTCGAACCGCCTGGCCAACATCAAGGAAATGAAGGGGACGTTGGATCCAAAGAGCCAGATTACAGCGTTCTGGGCGCCGTTTCTTCTCCTCCACTTGGGCGGGCCCGACACAATCACCGCTTATGCCCTGGCGGACAACGAGCTATGGCTGAGGCAGTTGGCGCGGTTTTGCGTCAAGCTAGGACTAGCGTCTTACATTTACTTCATGGCCTTGTCGGGGTCTGCACTGTCCATATTGGCGCAGGGTATGATCCTGGTGGGGTTCATCAAATATGCAGAGAGGACATTGTGTATGTACTTAGCGAGCAGCAGTCGACTTCGAGATTTGTTGCAGCCGGTTCCCAAAATAGGTCCCGTGTACTCTAGGAAAATGGAGCAGTACGCTCTGAAGAAAGAGGAAGGTTACCGGGTCAGAACTGAAGAGGTCACAGAGATTGAGGATTTCTCAGTGTATATCGGTCAAGCCtacgaagaagaaaaagccaGGACTCTGGTCCAagcctatgagttgttcaagaTCTTCAAGCTTCTCTTCATGGGCCTGGTCCTCAACTCTGGCGACCTCAAGGCCAGTAAGCGCGTGTTCATGGATCCGGGCATGAATTCGAAGAAGGCTTTCGAGATCGTGGAGATCGAGCTTGGGTTCATGTACGATCTGCTTTACACCAAGGTGCCGCTGTTGAACCGTGCTTGGGGCATCATTCGGTGGATCATCAATCTCTCGGTGCCGTGTACCGTGTTGGTATTACTCGTCTTACAAGATAGGAAGAGTTACGCTAAAGTTGACGTCCGTATAACTTTCTTGCTTTTAAGTGTGACTATACTTTTAGAGATTTACTCGCTTCTTCAAGCATTTTCATCCGATTGGGTCGACCGCTGGCTGCTTCAGAGACCCAGGGGATCCACAATTTCGTCTGCCGTCGGTTTTCTCCGGTTCTTGCCAAACCAAAGATGGGAGCATTCCGTGGCCCAGCTTAGCTTCTTGAGATTAATCATTGGGAAGAGAAACAGGATCTTCCAAAAGTGCGCAAGGCTCAAGTTAGACGAGAAGGTGGGGAATAATTTCAACATCACTTACAGAGAGTTTAAGATGAACAGCAAAGAATGGATCCTCAGTCACTTGAGGGAATTGCCGGAAGAGAGGAGGTTGGTGACTCTCAAGGAGGAGGTGAGCCGACTACTGAAGGTGTCAAACCTCGGTCATCTGACATGGAGTGTGGAAGCGGTGGGGTTCGAGCAAAGCATCATCATCTGGCATATCGCCACTGAGCTCTGTCACTATGAGGACCGTGACAGGATGAAGGACGAAATGTCGGAATACGTCACAGAATTCAAGATGAGTAAGTTGGTCTCTCGGTACATGCTCTATCTTTTAGTATTCCATCCTTCCAAGTTGCCAATGGTGATTGGAGAGATTCGATACCAAGACACTTTGGTCGACGCTCAGAAGTTCTTTGAGGACCGGAAAGAGGACACGAAAAAGGCACCCCCTTCGGGTCGTTGCGGCTGCAACAAAGCACACAAGTCAAGAGAGTCGCGCCATCTGTGCAAAGTCTACCGTCTTCTTCTCCAAATGAGAACTGACCTCCCCCCACATAAGTTGCGTGCAGACAAAAGCACGTCAGTGCTGTTTGACGCGTTCCATCTCGCATGCCAGTTAATGGAAGACGACAGGAAATGGAACGCGATCAGCAGGTTCTGGGCAAAGATGCTGATATGCTCGGTTCGCGAAACCAAAGGGTACGAACACTGTGACAGCCTGAGCAAAGGAGGAGAGCTTCTCAGCCATATATGGCTTCTCATGGCACATCTCGGCATAGTGCAAACAGTCCACCCTCCCGGAGGAGACTGCATTACCAAACTGATCGTGAAGTAG
- the LOC104435447 gene encoding uncharacterized protein LOC104435447 has protein sequence MRFWLLVRITRELWKEWELRLLILLSLFVQLSLATQGSRRKSIYKSSNQFLVWTLYLLAESIAIVTLGVLSNRLANIQETKGTFDPKSQITAFWASFLLLHLGGPDTITAFALADNELWSRQLARLCVEVGLACYIYYIALSGSALSMIAKGMILVGFIKYAERALCLYLASKDRFRDSMRSLPNCGPIYPRRIEQYFLKREEGYQVGVDEVIEFSAPESLSVSGQASDEKTLLKAYELFNIFKLLFVGLILNSGNLATSKRIFMDQNMDSVTAFGIVEIELGFMYDLLYTKALLLNCVWGIIRWVIGLSVPCAVLLLFSLQDKKDYPKVDICITFLLVSVTILLEIYSLLLVISSDWVDRWRLQKPERSMISSAITSLRFFPNKRWSNSVAQFSLLEFSIRKGSRIVPKYQLLTKFDMKVEKNFYIGHKEFKNNVKGWIFDHMKKTVDGLELTHRSKSMLESIKLRASDILKKSNYNKELAWSVNKEFDESILIWHIATELCYYKDRGNKHGEISEDLVSFKMSKLVSRYMLYLLVFHPSMLTTGIGVQQYEDTLVDAQTFLEEKQAVLPKKEGRSLSFRNKAHDHTDDYGCSNAHKSRESQDLCEVCHILLRVRTDPHLPAWKMRGDKSMSVLFDACFLAYQLNDIPRKWDMIGQFWASMLMSAACQSKGYEHCESLSRGGELLSQVWLLMAHVGIALPEQTPRARRITKLVLN, from the coding sequence ATGAGATTTTGGCTGCTCGTCCGAATCACTCGTGAACTGTGGAAGGAGTGGGAGCTGCGGTTGCTCATCCTCCTCAGCTTGTTTGTCCAGTTGAGCCTTGCGACTCAAGGCAGCAGGAGGAAATCCATCTACAAGAGCAGCAACCAATTCCTGGTCTGGACGTTGTACCTATTGGCCGAGTCCATCGCAATCGTAACACTTGGTGTCCTTTCGAACCGCTTGGCCAACATCCAGGAAACGAAGGGGACATTCGATCCGAAGAGCCAGATCACAGCATTTTGGGCGTCGTTCCTTCTCCTCCACTTGGGCGGGCCCGACACGATCACCGCATTTGCCCTGGCAGACAACGAGCTATGGTCAAGGCAGTTGGCGCGGCTTTGCGTCGAGGTAGGGCTAGCGTGTTACATTTACTATATTGCCTTGTCGGGGTCTGCGTTATCGATGATAGCCAAGGGTATGATCCTGGTGGGGTTCATCAAATATGCCGAGAGGGCATTGTGTTTGTATTTGGCGAGCAAAGATCGATTTCGAGATTCGATGCGTTCTCTACCCAATTGCGGTCCCATATACCCTAGGAGAATTGAGCAGTATTTTCtgaagagagaggaaggttACCAGGTCGGAGTCGATGAGGTCATAGAATTTTCGGCGCCAGAGAGCCTCTCAGTGAGCGGTCAAGCCTCCGATGAAAAGACTCTGCTCAAagcctatgagttgttcaacaTCTTCAAGCTTCTCTTCGTGGGCCTGATCCTCAACTCTGGCAACCTGGCCACCAGTAAGCGCATTTTCATGGACCAGAACATGGATTCAGTGACTGCCTTCGGGATTGTCGAGATCGAGCTCGGGTTCATGTATGACCTGCTCTACACTAAGGCGCTGTTGCTGAACTGTGTTTGGGGCATCATCCGTTGGGTCATTGGTCTTTCGGTGCCCTGTGCCGTGTTGTTATTATTCTCCTTACAGGATAAGAAGGATTACCCCAAAGTTGACATCTGTATAACTTTTTTGCTTGTAAGTGTGACTATACTTTTAGAGATTTACTCGCTTCTTCTGGTGATTTCATCCGATTGGGTTGACCGCTGGCGGCTTCAGAAACCCGAGAGATCTATGATTTCGTCCGCCATCACTTCTCTCCGGTTCTTCCCAAATAAAAGATGGTCGAATTCTGTGGCCCAGTTCAGCCTCTTGGAATTTTCTATCAGGAAAGGAAGCAGGATCGTCCCCAAGTATCAGTTGCTCACCAAGTTCGACATGAAGGTGGAAAAGAACTTCTATATCGGTCACAAAGAGTTCAAGAACAATGTCAAAGGATGGATCTTCGATCACATGAAAAAAACGGTCGACGGTCTGGAATTGACCCACAGATCGAAGAGCATGTTGGAGAGTATTAAGTTGAGGGCAAGCGATATACTGAAGAAGTCAAACTACAACAAAGAGCTGGCGTGGAGTGTGAACAAGGAGTTTGACGAGAGCATCCTCATCTGGCACATCGCCACTGAGCTCTGTTACTACAAGGACCGCGGCAATAAGCATGGCGAAATCTCGGAAGACCTCGTGAGCTTCAAGATGAGTAAGCTGGTTTCTAGGTACATGCTCTATCTTTTAGTGTTCCATCCTTCCATGTTGACGACAGGGATAGGGGTGCAACAATACGAAGACACTTTGGTCGATGCTCAGACGTTCCTCGAAGAAAAGCAAGCGGTTTTGCCGAAGAAGGAAGGCCGCAGCTTATCCTTCAGGAACAAGGCACATGACCACACTGATGATTACGGCTGCAGCAATGCGCACAAGTCAAGAGAATCACAAGATCTATGCGAAGTCTGTCATATTCTGCTCAGAGTGAGAACTGACCCTCACCTGCCCGCTTGGAAGATGCGGGGAGACAAAAGCATGTCGGTGCTGTTTGACGCATGCTTTCTTGCGTACCAGTTGAATGATATCCCCAGGAAATGGGACATGATCGGCCAGTTCTGGGCGAGCATGCTGATGTCTGCGGCTTGCCAAAGCAAAGGCTACGAACACTGTGAGAGCCTGAGCAGAGGAGGAGAGCTTCTCAGCCAGGTTTGGCTTCTCATGGCGCATGTCGGCATAGCGCTGCCAGAACAAACTCCCAGAGCAAGACGCATCACCAAACTGGTCTTGAACTAG